The following are encoded in a window of Methanoculleus sp. SDB genomic DNA:
- a CDS encoding ribonuclease Z, translated as MAGETLQVYFLGTAGALPTTQKNPPCYMIRRGSDTILFDCGEGAQQQMMRARTGFTVDAIFITHWHADHFLGVPGLVQTLSFMERTEPLVIYGPPGVYDFVDAIKMLSKNPLRFSLVPIELRHGSVVPFTGYRVTAVAVQHGMACLGYVLREDERPGRFDRDRAIALGVPPGPLFGRLQRGETVRVGEGEVTPRDVMGPPRGGRCVVYTGDTRPNAEDWYEFGMDPDLLIHDATFDDAASGRAREVFHSTAGEAAMVAGEIRARILALVHISSRYKSTANHIRDATQFFEGDVIAPDDLFMAEIPFRE; from the coding sequence ATAGCCGGAGAAACGCTTCAGGTGTATTTTCTGGGCACTGCGGGAGCCCTCCCCACGACCCAGAAGAACCCGCCATGCTACATGATCCGGCGCGGGTCGGACACGATACTCTTTGACTGCGGTGAGGGAGCCCAGCAGCAGATGATGCGGGCGCGGACAGGGTTTACCGTCGATGCAATCTTTATCACGCACTGGCATGCCGACCATTTTCTCGGTGTTCCCGGGCTTGTCCAGACACTGTCGTTCATGGAGCGCACCGAACCGCTTGTAATCTACGGCCCGCCGGGGGTCTACGATTTCGTCGATGCCATCAAGATGCTCTCCAAAAATCCGTTACGGTTCTCCCTCGTCCCGATCGAGCTCAGGCACGGTTCGGTCGTGCCGTTTACCGGGTACCGTGTCACCGCAGTGGCCGTCCAGCACGGGATGGCATGTCTCGGCTATGTTCTCCGGGAGGATGAACGCCCGGGGCGCTTCGACCGGGACAGGGCGATTGCACTGGGAGTGCCTCCCGGCCCCCTTTTCGGGCGCCTCCAGCGCGGTGAGACCGTCCGCGTTGGCGAGGGGGAGGTGACTCCCCGGGACGTGATGGGGCCTCCCCGTGGTGGCAGGTGCGTGGTGTACACCGGGGATACGCGGCCGAATGCAGAGGACTGGTATGAGTTCGGGATGGATCCGGATCTCCTGATTCACGATGCCACGTTTGACGATGCCGCTTCCGGAAGAGCCCGGGAGGTCTTTCATTCGACAGCAGGCGAAGCCGCCATGGTCGCAGGTGAGATCCGCGCCCGGATTCTTGCGCTTGTGCACATCAGCTCACGGTACAAGAGTACAGCAAACCATATACGCGATGCCACGCAATTCTTTGAGGGTGACGTGATCGCGCCTGACGATCTCTTCATGGCAGAAATTCCGTTTCGGGAGTGA
- a CDS encoding chemotaxis protein CheW yields MSTHFDLVEFELSGERYALDIYLAREIVEMMPITPIPRAPPYISGIINLRGEITSIISLNHLLSLPPNEELENRKIIVLTTETAGGSNVGIIVDDVHSVIQVSEENVEHVGEGISSDISSFVKGIIKVGGDDAEKKQGLVIWVDMLRLLKDLENRTQ; encoded by the coding sequence ATGAGTACACATTTCGATCTGGTCGAATTTGAGTTGAGCGGCGAGCGGTATGCCCTCGACATCTATCTGGCCAGGGAGATCGTAGAGATGATGCCCATCACTCCCATCCCCCGGGCTCCCCCGTATATTTCGGGGATTATCAACCTCAGGGGTGAGATCACGAGTATCATCAGTCTCAACCATCTCCTCAGTCTCCCTCCGAACGAGGAGCTGGAAAACCGCAAAATCATTGTGCTGACAACTGAAACGGCCGGCGGATCAAATGTCGGCATTATTGTCGATGATGTGCATAGTGTCATCCAGGTATCCGAGGAGAATGTCGAACACGTAGGTGAAGGAATATCATCGGACATCAGCAGTTTTGTAAAAGGCATCATCAAGGTAGGCGGTGATGATGCGGAGAAGAAACAGGGACTGGTCATCTGGGTAGATATGCTCCGCCTTCTGAAGGATCTGGAAAACCGGACACAATAG
- a CDS encoding chemotaxis protein CheR, with translation MDHFRLLQGSIEEILSIKCSNYKEEYIKRRIQSRMRLCGMQNFEAYHTFFASDEKEQESLRNALTINVTKFWRDKEVFDVLQKEVLPELMKRKERIRIWSAGCATGEEPYTLALMAYDMTRLRPNVRVMITATDIDPEALKTARNGIYDKRSLENLSESQIRRHFRILSDGRFEIKPHIREMIRFQQHDLMSGQPAVKSLDIILCRNVTIYFTEKQKNALAEIFHPALLSRGYYVLGKTEFLGREVEHLYRPFNSLQKIYLKQD, from the coding sequence ATGGACCATTTTCGGCTGCTTCAGGGGAGCATCGAGGAAATCCTCTCCATAAAATGCTCCAATTACAAGGAAGAATATATTAAACGGCGAATTCAGTCACGCATGCGTCTTTGCGGCATGCAGAACTTTGAAGCATACCATACGTTCTTTGCATCCGATGAAAAAGAACAGGAATCTCTTCGAAATGCCCTGACTATCAATGTAACAAAATTCTGGCGGGACAAGGAGGTATTCGATGTACTTCAGAAGGAAGTCCTCCCCGAACTGATGAAACGGAAGGAGCGGATTCGGATCTGGAGTGCCGGGTGTGCAACGGGCGAGGAACCCTACACGCTCGCACTGATGGCATATGATATGACACGCCTCCGCCCGAACGTCAGGGTGATGATTACCGCCACAGATATCGATCCCGAGGCACTGAAAACCGCCCGAAACGGAATCTATGACAAAAGGTCGCTCGAAAACCTTTCTGAGAGTCAGATTCGCAGGCATTTCAGGATACTGAGTGACGGCAGGTTCGAGATCAAACCGCATATCAGGGAAATGATCCGGTTCCAGCAGCACGATCTGATGAGCGGTCAGCCAGCTGTGAAATCTCTTGATATCATCCTGTGCCGTAATGTCACCATCTACTTTACCGAGAAACAGAAAAACGCACTCGCTGAGATCTTCCATCCCGCCCTCCTGAGCAGGGGATATTACGTACTCGGAAAGACCGAGTTCCTCGGCCGCGAAGTGGAGCACCTGTATCGTCCGTTTAATTCACTGCAGAAGATTTATCTGAAGCAGGATTGA
- a CDS encoding phosphoesterase, which produces MDNTTDAIVYRLGAMCGIEDVEEGKDYEARVQGFANFGTFVLLNDRVKGLVHKSNVKLDHRERDPIVVRVLSIRRNGNIDLEEVTPGIYRTQTVTTKTPPVRLTDLGQKIGRSVMVEGEIAQIKQTSGPTIFTIVDETGTENAAAFVEAGVRAYPDVLVGDIVSILGEVMKRNNQLQIEVASLTVLGEDDAARVRVRIDDALDKRAEPDDIPFLVESAVLERLRPEMRKIAKIIRKAVFTAQPIVLRHHADADGISAAVAVEAAVSGLMRESGADFDAENYLFKRAPSKAPFYEIEDVTRDLDYATKDSVRFGQKMPLILMMDNGSTEEDEPSYRMARVYDLPIVVVDHHHPDESVDRFLKAHVNPYHAGGDFGITAGMLGTEIARFIHPPVEDRIRHIPAVAGVGDRSEAPEREKYLALVKDMYPEEHCKEIALALDYEQFWLRFNDGREIVKDILNLNNNYERHRNLVALLVQEANTAIDEQLRASMPHVIEQHLVSGARLFALDVEIYAHRFTFPPPGKTSGEVHDRLCRKHAGDAVVTLGIGPDFAVIRSRGVLMNIPRMVRELREEIDGGGVNGGGHLVVGSIKFVEGMRDVVIARLIEKIGEYPLEL; this is translated from the coding sequence ATGGATAACACAACAGATGCTATCGTATACCGCCTCGGTGCAATGTGCGGAATAGAGGATGTCGAGGAAGGAAAGGACTATGAGGCGCGGGTACAGGGATTTGCAAATTTCGGCACCTTTGTACTGTTAAACGACCGCGTGAAGGGACTTGTTCATAAAAGCAACGTGAAGCTGGATCACCGGGAACGCGATCCGATTGTCGTGAGGGTACTCTCCATCCGGCGAAACGGCAATATCGATCTTGAGGAAGTGACTCCCGGCATTTACAGGACGCAGACGGTCACGACAAAGACTCCGCCGGTTCGGCTGACCGATCTCGGGCAGAAGATCGGGAGGAGCGTGATGGTGGAAGGGGAGATCGCACAGATCAAGCAGACGTCCGGCCCGACGATCTTTACCATCGTTGATGAAACCGGAACGGAAAATGCCGCCGCCTTTGTGGAGGCGGGTGTCCGGGCCTATCCCGACGTTCTTGTCGGGGACATCGTGAGCATTCTGGGGGAGGTGATGAAGCGCAACAACCAGCTCCAGATTGAGGTTGCTTCGCTTACCGTCCTCGGAGAGGATGACGCGGCACGCGTTCGCGTACGAATCGACGATGCCCTTGACAAACGGGCGGAGCCGGACGACATCCCGTTCCTCGTCGAGAGTGCCGTGCTCGAGCGACTCCGTCCCGAAATGCGAAAAATCGCGAAAATCATCAGGAAAGCAGTCTTTACCGCCCAGCCCATCGTCCTGCGCCATCATGCAGACGCGGACGGCATTTCGGCTGCGGTCGCGGTGGAGGCTGCGGTTTCCGGACTGATGCGGGAGAGCGGGGCCGACTTTGATGCCGAGAATTATCTCTTCAAACGGGCTCCCTCGAAGGCGCCGTTCTACGAGATTGAGGATGTGACCCGCGATCTTGACTATGCCACGAAGGACAGCGTCAGGTTCGGGCAGAAAATGCCGCTGATCCTGATGATGGACAATGGTTCGACGGAGGAGGACGAACCCTCGTACCGCATGGCACGGGTGTACGACCTGCCGATCGTGGTCGTCGATCACCACCATCCCGACGAATCCGTTGACCGGTTCTTAAAAGCGCATGTCAATCCCTATCATGCGGGCGGCGATTTCGGGATAACCGCAGGAATGCTTGGTACTGAGATCGCCCGTTTCATCCATCCGCCCGTCGAAGACCGTATCCGGCATATCCCTGCGGTGGCGGGTGTCGGGGACCGGAGCGAGGCGCCGGAGCGGGAGAAATACCTCGCACTGGTTAAAGACATGTATCCCGAGGAGCACTGCAAAGAGATAGCCCTTGCCCTCGATTATGAACAGTTCTGGCTCAGGTTCAACGACGGCCGGGAGATTGTGAAGGATATCCTCAATCTCAATAATAACTATGAACGCCACCGGAACCTTGTCGCCCTGCTCGTGCAGGAGGCGAATACCGCCATCGACGAGCAGTTAAGGGCGTCCATGCCCCATGTGATCGAACAGCATCTCGTAAGCGGCGCACGGCTCTTTGCCCTTGACGTTGAGATATATGCCCACCGGTTCACATTTCCGCCGCCTGGAAAAACATCAGGGGAGGTGCATGACCGTCTCTGCCGGAAGCACGCCGGCGATGCGGTTGTGACACTCGGGATCGGCCCCGATTTTGCGGTCATCAGGTCACGGGGCGTCCTCATGAATATACCACGGATGGTCCGGGAGCTCCGCGAGGAGATTGACGGGGGCGGTGTGAACGGGGGCGGTCACCTCGTCGTCGGCAGCATCAAGTTCGTTGAGGGGATGCGGGATGTCGTCATTGCCCGCCTGATTGAAAAGATCGGGGAGTATCCGCTGGAGCTCTGA
- a CDS encoding potassium channel protein, with product MTELEYQPTSFKDVLIEMKDISELMVDLSYSAILFESRDIAQEVTNLEERMNLLVYQARIQSILGARRIEEAESMSGLLQVAEAAETISNSASEMATIILKGVKFPARVMQALPDAEEVTVRLVIRENSPLDGVTLGDVKLQSTTGMRVIAIRRGVSWLYDPDRDTLLNDGDILIAKGFEGGADPLFTMAGGERLPPAETKEEAVVDDLDRAVRLIVRMKDMSELAVGLAYTALLFQHKEVADEVASLDLKMDDMRYELDLWVLEAAKRINNVEYLRGLLYMSTFAEAISNAAYSIVDVILRDIEIPPVFRKIVRESDEIITRVQVGPSSALGGKTLKEASLGTVTGMVVLAIKHEKKWRYRPRKNDRLYTGDIIIAKGRRDGEERLSDLCA from the coding sequence ATGACGGAACTTGAATATCAGCCGACCAGTTTCAAGGATGTTCTCATCGAAATGAAGGACATTTCCGAACTGATGGTTGATCTCTCTTACTCCGCGATATTATTCGAAAGCCGGGACATCGCCCAGGAAGTCACCAACCTCGAGGAGCGCATGAACCTGCTTGTCTACCAGGCACGCATCCAGAGCATTCTCGGTGCACGGCGGATCGAGGAGGCAGAATCCATGAGCGGTCTCCTGCAGGTGGCGGAAGCCGCCGAGACAATCTCGAACTCCGCCTCCGAGATGGCGACGATAATCCTGAAAGGAGTAAAATTTCCCGCACGTGTCATGCAGGCGCTGCCCGATGCGGAAGAAGTGACGGTGCGCCTCGTCATCAGGGAGAACAGTCCGCTCGACGGTGTGACGCTCGGGGATGTGAAGCTGCAGAGCACGACGGGAATGCGCGTCATCGCCATCCGCCGCGGCGTAAGCTGGCTGTATGACCCCGACCGCGATACGCTTCTCAACGACGGCGACATCCTGATTGCCAAAGGATTTGAAGGAGGAGCGGATCCGCTCTTTACGATGGCGGGAGGGGAGCGCCTTCCGCCGGCGGAAACGAAGGAGGAGGCGGTCGTGGATGACCTCGACAGGGCGGTCCGGCTCATCGTCAGGATGAAGGACATGAGCGAACTCGCGGTGGGCCTTGCCTACACCGCACTCCTGTTCCAGCACAAGGAAGTGGCCGACGAAGTCGCGTCCCTCGACCTGAAAATGGACGATATGCGGTACGAACTCGACCTATGGGTTCTGGAAGCAGCGAAACGCATCAATAACGTCGAATATCTCCGGGGGCTTCTCTACATGTCCACATTTGCCGAAGCAATCAGCAACGCGGCCTATTCGATTGTCGATGTCATTCTCCGTGATATCGAGATACCCCCGGTCTTTCGTAAGATTGTCCGGGAATCCGACGAAATCATTACCCGCGTCCAGGTCGGCCCGTCCTCCGCCCTCGGTGGAAAAACACTGAAGGAAGCGTCGCTCGGGACGGTTACGGGCATGGTTGTGCTTGCAATCAAGCACGAGAAGAAGTGGCGATACCGGCCACGGAAAAACGACCGGCTTTATACCGGTGATATTATTATAGCAAAGGGGCGGAGGGACGGCGAAGAACGGCTATCCGATCTCTGTGCATGA
- a CDS encoding magnesium transporter MgtE, whose product MVTLTLVAVASRSRLVMTGLVALLLSALAASVAGMYLGSVRDVLDLIPGLMVLLPPSINMRGSISGVLASRLSSSMHLGEFEVDFGKLSVLGGNIRASFVTTILIAFVLGFFAWAVTSLIGETGIDLIDFVLISVVSGILSGIIVIVITILVAVASHRYGVDLDMIGAPTVTTSGDVVTLPILVLTSVVLITLDPVVRTVLFLAVLGVVAASIVSTRYLPEQVRGIVREIVPLLIPLSLLGTFAGMTYALDLDRLVSFAALLILIPPFMGGCGSIGGILCSRLATGMHTGVFAPHIMPERDVYPHFATTYLYAVVLLPLMAAVAHGASLVMGLSSPGLLEMGIIATGAGMIVLSFVNVVSYATASMSFRYGLDPDNFGIPVITSVIDLMGAAVLIGVINLVL is encoded by the coding sequence ATGGTGACGCTGACTCTGGTGGCAGTTGCGAGCCGATCCCGGCTCGTAATGACGGGCCTTGTCGCCCTCCTGCTCAGCGCGCTCGCAGCCAGCGTTGCCGGGATGTACCTCGGGTCTGTCCGTGACGTACTTGATCTCATACCCGGACTGATGGTGCTGCTCCCGCCGTCCATAAACATGCGCGGCAGCATCTCGGGTGTTCTCGCGTCCCGCCTCTCCTCTTCGATGCATCTCGGGGAATTTGAAGTCGATTTTGGAAAGCTGAGCGTTCTCGGCGGAAATATCCGTGCATCGTTCGTCACCACGATCCTGATCGCATTCGTGCTGGGATTCTTTGCCTGGGCGGTCACGAGCCTCATCGGGGAGACCGGCATCGATCTCATCGATTTTGTGCTCATATCGGTCGTAAGCGGTATCCTCTCCGGTATCATCGTCATCGTTATCACCATTCTCGTTGCGGTTGCCAGCCACCGCTACGGTGTGGATCTCGATATGATCGGTGCGCCGACGGTGACCACCTCCGGCGATGTCGTCACGCTTCCAATCCTGGTCCTGACAAGCGTGGTGCTCATAACGCTCGATCCGGTCGTACGTACGGTGCTCTTTCTCGCTGTGCTGGGTGTGGTTGCCGCAAGCATCGTTTCGACACGGTACCTCCCGGAGCAGGTGCGGGGCATCGTCAGGGAAATTGTCCCGCTGTTAATCCCGCTCTCGCTTCTCGGGACGTTCGCCGGCATGACCTATGCACTCGATCTCGACCGGCTGGTCAGCTTTGCCGCCCTTCTCATTCTCATCCCCCCCTTCATGGGGGGGTGCGGCTCCATCGGCGGGATTCTCTGTTCCCGTCTGGCAACCGGCATGCATACGGGCGTGTTCGCCCCGCATATCATGCCTGAGCGGGACGTATACCCGCATTTCGCGACGACGTACCTGTACGCCGTCGTGCTGCTTCCCCTCATGGCGGCGGTCGCTCATGGCGCTTCGCTCGTGATGGGACTCTCCTCGCCGGGATTGCTCGAGATGGGCATCATCGCGACGGGCGCCGGGATGATCGTCCTCTCGTTCGTCAATGTCGTCTCGTACGCCACCGCGAGCATGTCGTTTCGGTACGGACTGGATCCCGATAATTTCGGCATTCCCGTCATTACGAGCGTGATCGACCTGATGGGTGCCGCCGTGCTGATCGGCGTGATTAATCTGGTTCTTTAA